ACGGTCGATCCCACCAGCACAGCCGTTACCAGTTGGTCTTCCGGTAACACCACCATTAATAGGACCACCGCCAGTAAGGCCATTCCGCTAATGGGCGTCCAATCGGTCATTCCTGTGGCTTGCGATACAATAATACCGGCCAACCAGAGCCAAAACGCGCCGACAACAGCGACCCAGAACGCATTGACCATGGTAATGGTCGAGGTAAAGTAGGACGAAAGGAAGAACACCAAAAAGGCCGCCAAAACCAGGATGTACAAAATACGCAGGGGCAGTTCCTCCGTGTGATTGGTTTTTGTGCCTGAAAAGTGAAGGCTCCTAAATGCCGCCCGGATAGCCGGAAGGGTTAAAATAACGCCCATGACGGAGCCCCCCACCAGCATTCCGATTCCTAACGGACGTGTCATCTGGCTGTGAACGAAACCGGCCTGTTCAGCCGGGGAAAGCCCCGCAGGCAGCCAGCCCAGTTGAATCACCAGAGGCGTAAGCAGCCAGTAGGCCAGGAGGCCGCCAGCCAGAACAAAAAGGCCGTTCCGCCCGGCGATGTAGCCAATCCCCAATCCTAAAAGTGAAACGGCCCAGGTGTTGTTGATGTACTCGGGCAGTCCCAGAAGCTTTGTCACATTAATTGTGGCCGGAATGAGAGTGGGCAGTCCCATATTCGGGAATTGGGTAATGGTGTAGACAACGGCCGCAAGCGAGGCTCCCCACACCAGTAAACGGGATTTACGAATGCCTTCGGAAGGCGCCTTCAAAATAGATGCAACGGCCGTCCCCGAGGGGAAACGCAGCCGCTCAATGTCAATCATCTGCTTGCGCAGTGGAATAATAAAACCGACCCCCATAACCGCTCCGGCCATGCAGGCCGCACCAATCCACAGAATATTGAAATGCGTGTGACGAATCAACAACACAGGCACCGTAAAAATCACGCCGGCCGTCGTGGTGTTGATCGCGGATGCAATGGTCTGGACAATGTTATTTTCAACAATGGTTCCCCGTTTAAACACGAGCTTCAGGGTCCCCCATCCCAGAATCGCGGCTACAGCCGACCCCACGGTGGAAAAACCCAGCACAAGAGCCGCGTAGGAAAAACTGGCCGTCATGACGATTCCGATGAGAACGCCCACGCCCACCGCCACGGGTGTGACTTCCGGGTAAGAATTATCGAAAACCTGGCCTAAAAAGGAGGTGTTTTCCTTTGACATCAGCAAGTCCTGTTTTTGTAGCGTTTTTTCATCACCTTTTTTCCGAATCCGGGTTACCCTTTTGTGCTCATCTTTTCACAGGCCCGTCGCCGCCTCCTCAATGGCTGCGCCGGCAAGATAATTTGCAGACGTAATGCCCGCGATGACGCAATGCCTGGGCCTATCCCTTCACTTCAGGCGCTTCCTTCTAAAAACCAATGGAAAAGGACCACATAGAAATGGAATCCAAATCCCGGTAATCGATCCAGGTGTAATCGAATGCAATGTTTTTCCCCAGAAGCGGGAACAAATCCAGGCCCATTCCGAACGATTCCCGGGCGGCATCGTAATTCCAGCGATAGCCCACTCGAAACATGAGCGTCCGGTTCCAGGCGTATTCCAGACCGAAATTGCTTCGGAACGGCGCATCGACGGCATCATTTGAGCTGGCGACCAAAAGAATCCGATTTCGCGCGCTTTTGAGAAAAGGCGATCGGCTGCCTACAAGCTCCATGGCGATTCCCAGTGTAAAACACATGGGCAAGGGAAAGGTGCGCGTTTTTAATTGCGATTCCACATCCGGACTCCCCGGAAAATTGTCCGGCTTTTGCTTTCGAAACGTCAACTGAGGTCCCTGATTCATGGACGCCGACGGCCCGAGATTGCTCAGCAACATGCCAACGCTCAGGCCAATATCCGAAAACCGGTAGAGGGTTCCCAGATCAACGGCCACGTTGGATGCCGATTCGTACCAGATGCGCTCCTGCACGTATTTGGCTGTGATGCCAACCGACACATGATCCGTGAGCTGGGTGCAAAAGGCCAGTCCTGCAGCCACGTCCTTTGCGGTAAATGTTTCGCCCGTTCCATCCGGGTCTTGAATGGTGGTTTCCTCAAACGAACCGATGTTTAGATAATCAACAAAAACACCCATACTGAATTCAGGTGTGACGGAATAGCTGGTAGCGAAAAAGGTCTGGTGCAACCCCGCGTACAAGTGACTATTCTGAAAACTGAGATTAAAACCCTTATTGATGAACAATCCCGCGGGATTCCAGTACGAAGCCGTTGCATCATCGGCCAATCCCACGTAACTTCCGCCAAGC
This genomic stretch from Calditrichota bacterium harbors:
- a CDS encoding peptide transporter, whose amino-acid sequence is MSKENTSFLGQVFDNSYPEVTPVAVGVGVLIGIVMTASFSYAALVLGFSTVGSAVAAILGWGTLKLVFKRGTIVENNIVQTIASAINTTTAGVIFTVPVLLIRHTHFNILWIGAACMAGAVMGVGFIIPLRKQMIDIERLRFPSGTAVASILKAPSEGIRKSRLLVWGASLAAVVYTITQFPNMGLPTLIPATINVTKLLGLPEYINNTWAVSLLGLGIGYIAGRNGLFVLAGGLLAYWLLTPLVIQLGWLPAGLSPAEQAGFVHSQMTRPLGIGMLVGGSVMGVILTLPAIRAAFRSLHFSGTKTNHTEELPLRILYILVLAAFLVFFLSSYFTSTITMVNAFWVAVVGAFWLWLAGIIVSQATGMTDWTPISGMALLAVVLLMVVLPEDQLVTAVLVGSTVSVAIAECADLMQDLKTGHLVGSRPFKQQTAQLMVAWIGPAVSLTVMLLIWNSGGVNPQTGEKLPGFGPGTSIEAPQATALGLTIDSVIGGNVPKDKFLAGGIIGALLSFSGISGLGVIMGIAMYLSIKYILPYGLGSILAIYLKRKKGAKWSEDTGLPFAAGLIVGEAFLTIVFALLKISGVIHA
- a CDS encoding PorV/PorQ family protein gives rise to the protein MKLLNIHTSAVVLILFLVTVQAFGSTYKKGTTSGSFLKLEVGARAAALGGSYVGLADDATASYWNPAGLFINKGFNLSFQNSHLYAGLHQTFFATSYSVTPEFSMGVFVDYLNIGSFEETTIQDPDGTGETFTAKDVAAGLAFCTQLTDHVSVGITAKYVQERIWYESASNVAVDLGTLYRFSDIGLSVGMLLSNLGPSASMNQGPQLTFRKQKPDNFPGSPDVESQLKTRTFPLPMCFTLGIAMELVGSRSPFLKSARNRILLVASSNDAVDAPFRSNFGLEYAWNRTLMFRVGYRWNYDAARESFGMGLDLFPLLGKNIAFDYTWIDYRDLDSISMWSFSIGF